Proteins encoded in a region of the Methanofollis tationis genome:
- a CDS encoding acetate--CoA ligase family protein, producing the protein MARRLSEAEGYALLAKYGIRVPKHEIPASRADAGAIAERIGYPVVLKVVSPDIVHKSDVGGVITGIKGRNEAENAYDAILASVAAAAPGAGIDGVIVEEELPQGLEFIVGGTTDPAFGRVIAVGAGGVLVELLGDTTFALAPVSGERIREMVRGLKAYPLVRGYRGSPPLDEEALVEAVLAASRLFTGEEIGEFDINPLILYEEGACAVDARFIAGETPEVPREERAPFTLPAPGGIAIVGASSDPAKIGYAILRNLLHFRGQVFPVNPKYARVIGVPAYPSVREIPGEVEMAVIAVPAPLVPGIVEECGERGIGLAVIVSAGFRETGDEGRRLEEEVIRAARAHGVRVLGPNCLGLMLPHLGINATFDPISPKPGHIGFLSQSGAVITTVADWSVQAGVGFSAVVSVGNQADLGFPDLLQAVAGDPATRAVILYVEEIRDGRRFYEAAREVTARLPVIAVKSGASERGKAAASSHTGSLAGSHAVYAAAFREAGVILAESLEEAFQVGELLASEGYPGGDRCVVISGAGGFAVLASDYAEKYGVSLPTLPDEICRDLDAFLPPLWNRANPMDIIGDGGAGRYAKVFDVMIEHQEAWDIAVVVTVPSAVLNPVEIAHEIVRFSKKTGKMVVPSLLGGESMAAAVRILKDNCLPNFPEIEDAFRAIGSALTIPGGKREKTPACDGEEEER; encoded by the coding sequence ATGGCCCGGCGGCTGAGTGAAGCAGAAGGGTATGCGCTTCTTGCGAAATACGGCATTCGAGTGCCGAAGCACGAGATTCCAGCGAGCCGGGCCGATGCCGGGGCGATCGCGGAGAGGATCGGCTACCCGGTCGTGCTCAAGGTCGTCTCCCCGGATATCGTCCACAAATCCGATGTTGGCGGGGTGATAACCGGGATAAAGGGCCGGAACGAGGCCGAAAATGCTTACGACGCTATCCTCGCCTCGGTTGCCGCCGCAGCGCCGGGCGCCGGGATCGACGGCGTGATCGTCGAGGAGGAACTCCCGCAGGGCCTCGAGTTCATCGTCGGCGGGACGACCGACCCGGCCTTCGGCAGGGTGATCGCCGTCGGCGCCGGCGGAGTGCTCGTCGAACTCCTGGGCGACACCACCTTCGCCCTCGCCCCGGTCTCGGGAGAGCGAATCAGGGAGATGGTCCGAGGCCTGAAGGCCTACCCCCTGGTCCGCGGCTACCGCGGGAGCCCCCCCCTCGACGAGGAGGCCCTGGTGGAGGCGGTGCTGGCGGCATCCCGCCTCTTTACGGGGGAAGAGATCGGGGAGTTCGACATCAACCCCCTGATCCTCTACGAGGAAGGGGCCTGCGCCGTCGATGCCCGGTTCATCGCCGGTGAGACGCCCGAGGTCCCGCGTGAGGAGCGGGCCCCCTTTACCCTCCCGGCGCCCGGCGGCATCGCCATCGTCGGGGCGTCCTCCGACCCGGCAAAGATCGGGTATGCGATTCTGCGAAACCTCCTCCACTTCAGGGGCCAGGTCTTCCCGGTTAACCCGAAGTACGCGAGGGTCATCGGCGTTCCCGCATACCCCTCGGTCAGGGAGATCCCGGGTGAGGTGGAGATGGCGGTGATCGCCGTCCCGGCACCCCTCGTCCCCGGAATCGTCGAGGAGTGCGGGGAGCGCGGGATCGGTCTCGCCGTCATCGTCTCGGCGGGCTTCAGGGAGACGGGCGACGAAGGGCGGAGGCTCGAGGAGGAGGTGATCAGGGCTGCACGGGCGCACGGCGTCCGGGTGCTCGGCCCCAACTGCCTCGGGCTCATGCTCCCCCACCTCGGCATCAACGCCACCTTCGATCCTATCTCGCCAAAACCCGGGCATATCGGGTTCCTCTCCCAGAGCGGGGCGGTGATCACCACGGTGGCAGACTGGAGCGTCCAGGCCGGCGTGGGGTTCTCGGCGGTCGTCAGCGTCGGGAACCAGGCAGACCTCGGCTTCCCCGACCTCCTCCAGGCGGTCGCCGGCGACCCGGCGACGCGGGCGGTGATCCTGTACGTCGAGGAGATCAGGGACGGCAGGCGTTTTTATGAAGCGGCGCGAGAGGTGACCGCACGCCTCCCGGTGATCGCCGTCAAGTCCGGGGCGTCGGAGAGGGGAAAGGCGGCCGCCTCCTCCCATACCGGGTCCCTCGCGGGCTCGCATGCGGTCTATGCGGCGGCGTTTCGGGAGGCCGGCGTGATCCTGGCTGAGTCGCTCGAAGAGGCCTTCCAGGTCGGCGAACTCCTCGCCTCAGAGGGGTATCCGGGCGGGGACCGGTGCGTCGTGATCTCCGGGGCCGGCGGGTTTGCCGTGCTCGCATCCGACTATGCGGAAAAATACGGCGTCTCGCTCCCCACGCTCCCCGACGAGATCTGCCGCGACCTCGATGCCTTCCTCCCGCCGCTCTGGAACCGCGCAAACCCGATGGACATCATCGGCGACGGCGGGGCCGGGCGCTACGCGAAGGTCTTCGACGTCATGATCGAGCACCAGGAGGCATGGGACATCGCCGTCGTCGTCACCGTCCCCTCGGCCGTCCTCAATCCCGTGGAGATCGCCCACGAGATCGTCAGGTTCTCGAAGAAAACCGGGAAGATGGTGGTCCCCTCCCTCCTGGGCGGGGAGAGCATGGCGGCGGCGGTGCGGATCCTCAAGGACAACTGCCTCCCCAACTTCCCCGAGATCGAGGACGCCTTCAGGGCGATCGGGAGCGCCCTGACCATACCCGGGGGGAAGAGAGAGAAAACTCCGGCATGCGACGGAGAAGAGGAGGAAAGATGA
- a CDS encoding exodeoxyribonuclease III encodes MRLLSWNVNGIRSVHKKGFCEWFGRESPDILCIQETKAQEEQIPPEIQSPPGYHAYFSSAKRKGYSGVALFSREEPLSITRDFGGRFGDEGRIIIAEYPAFTLFDIYFPNGKSSGERLAYKMAFYDAFLSSVRVMIEEGQSVVVCGDVNTAHQAIDLARPKENAKISGFLPEERAALDLWTESGLVDTFRLFTGEGGHYTYWDLKTRARDRNVGWRIDYFFVSRNLAPAVKDAFILPDVMGSDHCPIGIEIEP; translated from the coding sequence ATGAGGCTCCTCTCCTGGAACGTGAACGGGATCAGATCGGTCCACAAGAAAGGGTTCTGCGAATGGTTCGGTCGGGAATCACCTGACATCCTCTGCATCCAGGAGACAAAGGCGCAGGAGGAGCAGATCCCGCCGGAGATCCAGTCCCCTCCGGGCTATCACGCCTACTTCTCCTCGGCCAAGCGTAAAGGCTACAGCGGCGTCGCCCTCTTCAGCCGCGAAGAGCCCCTTTCTATCACAAGAGACTTCGGGGGGCGGTTCGGGGACGAGGGACGCATCATCATCGCCGAGTACCCGGCGTTCACCCTCTTTGACATCTACTTCCCGAACGGCAAGTCATCAGGGGAGAGGCTTGCATACAAGATGGCGTTCTACGACGCCTTCCTCTCCTCTGTCCGGGTCATGATCGAGGAGGGGCAATCGGTCGTGGTCTGCGGCGACGTGAACACCGCCCACCAGGCGATCGACCTCGCCCGCCCGAAAGAGAACGCAAAAATTTCCGGGTTCCTCCCGGAAGAGCGCGCCGCCCTCGACCTCTGGACCGAGAGCGGGCTCGTCGACACCTTCCGCCTCTTCACCGGGGAAGGGGGGCACTACACCTACTGGGACCTCAAGACCCGGGCCCGCGACCGGAACGTCGGGTGGCGGATCGACTACTTCTTCGTGAGCCGCAACCTCGCCCCGGCGGTAAAAGATGCCTTCATCCTCCCCGATGTCATGGGCTCAGACCACTGCCCGATCGGGATCGAGATCGAACCCTGA
- the mutS gene encoding DNA mismatch repair protein MutS: MIEKMTPAMRQFYSMKEKHPDCIIFFRMGDFYETFGDDAGVVSRELDIVLTARGKDREGERMPLAGVPYHAAETYIARLVSKGYRVAVCEQIEDPKKAKGIVKRDVVRVITPGTVIDASMIASPGARYLMALCPDGPKFGLAFLDISTGEFFVEECAGDRDFSAVLSEVERYRPQECIVGPALPDGLEGRLADLEVLVTRFREDAFAENAAKDLLLGHFGALSLDGYGCAGLDAAVRAAGAALAYATETQYSALSHITGLSVRAPADRMMLDAITLRNLEITETIRGEGKEGTLLHVLDRTRTAMGSRTLRSHLVNPLISAARIDARLDAVDYLCRNTAVRTDLRDLLRQCADIERIAGRIAYGNATPRDLVTLAASLGCVAGIRGLFPEEAPAEITDALGRLGDFAGVIDLIDRAIAEDPPASLKNGGAIREGYSAELDDLHRLSGSGRTWIAEFQQTERERTGIKSLKVKYNRVFGYTIEITKPNLHLVPDDYDRRQTTANGERFTTPALKEKEALIASADERLLSLEAELFAGLLGTLAASVAAFQETARAVGVLDLHAALADVALRNAYVRPELYDGLKTVIRDGRHPVVEEKTAGTFIPNDTLLDSEGDQILIITGANMAGKSTYMRAVALITVMAQMGSFVPASYASIGLVDRVFTRVGASDDLSSGRSTFMVEMQELANILNNVTEQSLVVLDEIGRGTSTIDGYSIAKAVLEYLHGSRGKGPRTLFATHFHQLIDVEGSLKRVKNYHFAVKETGSDVVFLRKIIPGATDKSYGIHVARLAGVPAKVTQRAEKILQETADAVSSPDAKGRRYTQMLLISDSPVTRQSPVVEELKKLDPDTLTPRTALEKIYDLKRIAGEEGR, encoded by the coding sequence ATGATCGAGAAGATGACCCCGGCCATGCGGCAGTTCTATTCGATGAAGGAGAAACATCCGGACTGCATCATTTTTTTCCGCATGGGCGACTTTTACGAGACGTTCGGCGATGACGCAGGGGTCGTCTCACGGGAGCTCGATATCGTGCTGACGGCACGCGGCAAGGACCGGGAGGGCGAGAGGATGCCCCTCGCCGGCGTCCCGTACCATGCGGCCGAGACCTATATCGCGCGCCTGGTCTCGAAGGGCTACCGGGTCGCCGTCTGCGAGCAGATCGAGGACCCGAAGAAGGCGAAGGGGATCGTCAAGCGCGACGTGGTCAGGGTGATCACGCCGGGCACGGTGATCGACGCCTCGATGATCGCCTCGCCGGGAGCGCGCTACCTGATGGCCCTCTGCCCTGACGGTCCGAAATTCGGGCTCGCATTCCTGGACATCTCAACCGGAGAATTTTTCGTGGAGGAGTGCGCCGGCGACCGGGACTTCTCCGCCGTCCTCTCTGAGGTGGAGCGCTACCGCCCGCAGGAGTGCATCGTCGGCCCGGCCCTGCCTGACGGCCTGGAGGGGCGCCTTGCCGACCTGGAGGTGCTCGTCACCCGGTTCCGCGAGGACGCCTTCGCCGAAAACGCCGCCAAAGACCTCCTCCTCGGCCACTTCGGGGCGCTCTCCCTCGACGGCTACGGGTGCGCCGGACTCGACGCTGCCGTCAGGGCTGCCGGGGCCGCCCTCGCCTATGCGACCGAGACGCAGTACTCGGCCCTCTCCCATATCACGGGCCTATCAGTCAGGGCGCCGGCCGACCGGATGATGCTGGATGCGATCACCCTGCGAAACCTCGAGATCACCGAGACGATCCGGGGTGAGGGGAAGGAGGGCACCCTCCTCCATGTCCTCGACCGCACCAGGACGGCGATGGGGAGCCGGACCCTCCGCAGCCACCTCGTCAACCCCCTCATCTCGGCGGCGCGGATCGACGCCCGCCTCGACGCCGTCGACTACCTCTGCCGGAATACGGCGGTGCGCACCGACCTGCGGGATCTCCTCAGGCAATGCGCCGACATCGAGCGGATCGCCGGCAGGATCGCCTACGGCAACGCAACCCCGCGCGACCTGGTCACCCTCGCCGCCTCGCTCGGGTGCGTCGCCGGGATCAGGGGCCTCTTCCCCGAAGAGGCGCCCGCCGAGATCACGGACGCCCTCGGCCGCCTCGGCGACTTTGCCGGGGTGATCGACCTCATCGACCGGGCGATCGCCGAGGATCCCCCGGCCAGCCTGAAGAACGGCGGAGCGATCAGGGAGGGCTACAGCGCCGAACTCGACGACCTGCACCGGCTCTCCGGCTCAGGGCGGACGTGGATCGCCGAGTTCCAGCAGACAGAGCGGGAGCGGACCGGGATCAAGTCGCTGAAGGTGAAGTACAACCGCGTCTTCGGCTACACCATCGAGATCACGAAGCCGAACCTCCACCTGGTGCCTGACGATTACGACCGCCGGCAGACGACGGCCAACGGCGAGCGGTTCACGACGCCGGCCCTGAAAGAGAAGGAGGCCCTCATCGCCAGCGCCGACGAGCGTCTCCTCTCCCTTGAGGCCGAACTCTTCGCCGGCCTCCTCGGCACGCTCGCCGCTTCGGTCGCCGCCTTCCAGGAGACCGCACGGGCGGTGGGCGTCCTCGACCTCCACGCCGCCCTCGCCGACGTCGCCCTCAGGAACGCCTACGTCCGCCCCGAACTCTACGACGGCCTCAAGACGGTCATCAGGGACGGGCGCCACCCGGTCGTCGAGGAGAAGACCGCCGGGACGTTCATCCCCAACGACACCCTCCTCGATAGCGAGGGCGACCAGATCCTCATCATCACCGGGGCGAACATGGCCGGCAAGTCCACCTATATGCGGGCCGTCGCCCTGATCACCGTCATGGCCCAGATGGGGAGTTTCGTGCCGGCCTCCTATGCCTCGATCGGCCTCGTGGACCGCGTCTTCACCCGCGTCGGGGCCTCGGACGACCTCTCGAGCGGGCGGAGCACCTTCATGGTCGAGATGCAGGAACTCGCCAACATCCTCAACAACGTCACCGAGCAAAGCCTCGTGGTCCTGGACGAGATCGGGCGGGGGACCAGCACGATCGACGGGTATTCGATCGCAAAGGCCGTGCTCGAGTACCTCCACGGCAGCAGGGGCAAAGGGCCCAGGACCCTGTTCGCCACGCACTTCCACCAGTTAATCGACGTGGAGGGCTCGTTGAAGCGCGTGAAAAATTACCATTTCGCCGTCAAGGAGACCGGGTCGGACGTGGTGTTCCTCAGAAAGATCATCCCAGGCGCCACCGACAAGAGTTACGGCATCCATGTCGCCCGCCTCGCGGGCGTGCCGGCGAAGGTGACCCAGCGGGCCGAGAAGATCCTGCAGGAGACCGCCGACGCCGTATCGTCTCCCGACGCGAAGGGGCGGCGCTACACCCAGATGCTCCTGATCAGCGACAGCCCGGTGACGCGGCAAAGCCCGGTCGTCGAGGAACTCAAGAAACTCGACCCCGACACCCTGACGCCGCGGACCGCCCTCGAGAAGATCTATGACCTCAAACGGATTGCAGGGGAGGAGGGGCGATGA
- a CDS encoding HEAT repeat domain-containing protein encodes MSGEEADRRAAEREMMVAAFLKNLSHERPEYRWGAADALGRIGDERAVEPLIAAMKDPDPRVRKKAAWALGQIGDIRGQRPLLEAIRDEDDDVREIASEAYDILKKKVFGGG; translated from the coding sequence ATGAGCGGCGAAGAGGCCGACCGGCGGGCGGCCGAGCGGGAGATGATGGTGGCGGCGTTCCTCAAGAACCTCAGCCACGAGCGCCCCGAGTACCGCTGGGGTGCTGCCGACGCCCTCGGCAGGATCGGCGACGAGCGTGCGGTCGAGCCCCTGATCGCGGCGATGAAGGACCCCGACCCCCGTGTCAGAAAAAAAGCAGCATGGGCGCTCGGTCAGATCGGCGACATACGGGGCCAGCGCCCCCTGCTGGAGGCGATCCGGGACGAGGACGACGATGTCAGGGAGATCGCCTCTGAGGCGTACGATATCCTGAAAAAGAAGGTCTTCGGGGGCGGATAA
- the mutL gene encoding DNA mismatch repair endonuclease MutL, producing the protein MNGTTIQVLDERTVNQIAAGEVVERPASVVKELVENAIDAGARLVRVEVTSERNHVTAVRVVDDGAGMGRADAVLAFKEHATSKISRIDDLDRVLTLGFRGEALPSIASVSDVTLVTRRRGGGEIAGTRVAIRGGNAPEVAEVGAPEGTSVEVRDLFFNTPARRKFLKSLHTELAHIHGVIERTALARPEISFRLLHNGRERIATHATDDLKETVASLFGTAVAKDLVPVSLKTPLVQVAGYISTPALSRADPYQVFLSINARPISSLQIVRAIKEGYGTLLPKDRFPVAFLSIGINGDLVDVNVHPTKKLVRLSHEKEIYGAIAGAVRTALGGKDLSAAGAKPVFPVFSLPAQPPRIPAAGVAESRAPFTLTDRRLRQSELPLAGAERNLLPEIEVIGQLDAMYIVGSAEGRSLVVIDQHAAHERVLYEQAQEKAGPGSQELIVPVLVTFSPQESELAREALPALAEEGFVLEEFGPSTYAVNAIPVVLGKLEEPEVIRDLVSALVRESPADPVGKREAVLRRVACRGAIKAGDRLSPEQMRRLLDQLARTKNPYTCPHGRPTIVTFSPDELAAMFRRT; encoded by the coding sequence ATGAACGGGACGACGATCCAGGTGCTGGACGAGCGGACGGTGAACCAGATCGCCGCCGGCGAGGTGGTGGAGCGCCCGGCCTCGGTGGTGAAGGAGCTTGTGGAGAACGCGATCGACGCCGGCGCCCGCCTGGTCCGGGTGGAGGTGACCTCGGAGAGAAACCACGTCACCGCCGTCAGGGTGGTCGACGACGGCGCCGGGATGGGGCGGGCCGACGCCGTCCTCGCCTTTAAAGAGCACGCCACCAGCAAGATTAGCCGGATCGACGACCTCGACCGGGTGCTCACCCTGGGCTTCAGGGGGGAGGCCCTGCCGAGCATCGCCTCGGTCTCAGACGTCACCCTGGTCACGCGGCGGCGGGGCGGCGGCGAGATCGCCGGGACGAGGGTGGCGATCCGGGGCGGGAACGCTCCAGAGGTCGCGGAGGTCGGGGCGCCCGAGGGGACGAGCGTGGAGGTGCGCGACCTCTTCTTCAACACCCCGGCGCGGCGGAAGTTCCTCAAGTCCCTCCACACCGAACTCGCCCATATCCACGGGGTGATCGAGAGGACGGCCCTCGCCCGCCCGGAGATCTCGTTCCGCCTCCTGCACAACGGCCGGGAGCGGATCGCCACCCATGCCACCGATGACCTGAAGGAAACGGTCGCCTCCCTCTTCGGGACGGCCGTGGCAAAGGATCTCGTCCCGGTCTCCCTCAAAACCCCTCTCGTCCAGGTCGCCGGCTATATCTCGACGCCGGCGCTCTCGCGGGCCGACCCGTACCAGGTCTTCCTCTCCATCAACGCCCGCCCCATCTCCTCCCTCCAGATCGTGCGGGCGATCAAGGAGGGATACGGCACCCTCCTCCCGAAGGACCGCTTCCCGGTCGCCTTCCTCAGCATCGGGATCAACGGCGACCTCGTCGACGTCAACGTACACCCGACGAAAAAACTCGTGCGGCTCAGCCACGAGAAGGAGATCTACGGGGCGATCGCCGGCGCCGTCCGCACCGCCCTCGGCGGGAAGGACCTCAGCGCCGCCGGCGCAAAGCCCGTCTTCCCGGTCTTCTCCCTCCCTGCACAGCCGCCCCGGATCCCGGCCGCCGGCGTGGCCGAGAGCCGCGCCCCGTTCACCCTCACCGACCGGCGGCTGCGGCAGAGCGAACTGCCCCTCGCGGGCGCCGAGCGAAACCTCCTCCCGGAGATCGAGGTGATCGGCCAGCTGGATGCGATGTACATCGTCGGCTCGGCAGAGGGGCGCTCCCTGGTCGTCATCGACCAGCACGCTGCCCACGAGCGCGTCCTCTATGAGCAGGCGCAGGAAAAGGCCGGCCCGGGATCGCAGGAGCTGATCGTCCCGGTGCTGGTCACCTTCTCGCCGCAGGAGTCCGAACTGGCGCGGGAGGCCCTCCCGGCCCTTGCAGAGGAGGGCTTTGTCCTCGAAGAGTTCGGCCCCTCGACCTATGCGGTGAACGCCATCCCGGTGGTGCTCGGGAAACTCGAGGAGCCCGAGGTGATCAGGGACCTGGTCTCCGCCCTGGTCAGGGAGAGCCCGGCCGACCCGGTGGGGAAGCGGGAGGCGGTGCTCAGAAGGGTCGCCTGCCGGGGGGCGATCAAGGCGGGCGACCGCCTCTCCCCCGAACAGATGCGCCGCCTCCTTGACCAGCTCGCCCGGACGAAAAACCCCTATACCTGCCCGCACGGGCGCCCGACGATCGTCACCTTCTCCCCTGACGAACTGGCGGCGATGTTCCGGCGGACGTGA
- the corA gene encoding magnesium/cobalt transporter CorA has protein sequence MTGAVMKRSQKAGLPPGSLVYVGDEAAARTTIDVIDYTQEQIDEISVLNAGDLAAYRDRDTVTWINVTGLHEVGVIEKTGEIFGLHPLILEDILNTEQRPKMEEYDETIYVVMKMIGYLEDGKVVDEQISLVLGDRYVISFQERPGDVFDPVCERIRSPKWRARQRGADYLAYALIDTIVDEYFHVIERFGERIEAVDDLIIADPDPKTIRSIRELRRELIFLRKSVWPMREVISGLERSDSTLITHQTRLYLRDVYDHTIQVIDTLETYRDMAAGMLDIYLSSASNRMNEVMKVLTIIATIFIPLSFIAGVFGMNFQHMPELEWGYGYPASLALMAGVALVLLIYFRRKRWI, from the coding sequence ATGACCGGCGCGGTGATGAAGCGATCCCAGAAAGCAGGCCTCCCGCCGGGATCGCTCGTCTACGTCGGCGACGAGGCGGCCGCCCGGACGACGATCGATGTGATCGACTACACCCAGGAGCAGATCGATGAAATATCGGTCCTCAATGCCGGGGATCTCGCCGCATACCGCGACCGCGACACAGTCACCTGGATCAATGTCACGGGCCTCCACGAGGTCGGCGTCATCGAGAAAACCGGCGAGATCTTCGGACTCCACCCCCTCATCCTGGAGGACATCTTAAACACCGAACAGCGGCCGAAGATGGAGGAATACGACGAGACGATCTACGTCGTCATGAAGATGATCGGCTATCTCGAGGACGGAAAGGTGGTGGACGAGCAGATCAGCCTTGTCCTCGGCGATCGTTATGTGATCTCGTTCCAGGAAAGGCCCGGTGACGTCTTCGATCCGGTGTGCGAGCGGATCCGGTCGCCGAAATGGCGGGCACGGCAACGCGGTGCCGATTACCTCGCCTACGCCCTCATCGACACCATCGTCGACGAATATTTTCATGTTATAGAGAGGTTCGGCGAGCGGATCGAGGCGGTCGACGACCTGATCATCGCCGATCCCGATCCGAAGACGATCCGCTCCATCAGGGAACTCAGGCGGGAACTGATCTTTCTCAGAAAAAGCGTCTGGCCGATGAGAGAAGTTATTTCCGGGCTTGAAAGGAGCGATTCTACCCTGATTACGCACCAGACCCGCCTGTACCTCAGGGACGTGTATGACCATACCATCCAGGTGATCGACACCCTCGAGACCTACCGGGACATGGCGGCCGGCATGCTCGACATCTACCTCTCCAGCGCGAGCAACCGGATGAACGAGGTGATGAAGGTGCTCACGATCATCGCCACCATCTTCATCCCGCTCAGCTTCATCGCCGGTGTCTTCGGCATGAACTTTCAGCATATGCCCGAACTGGAATGGGGCTACGGCTACCCCGCCTCCCTTGCCCTGATGGCCGGGGTTGCCCTTGTGCTGCTCATCTATTTCAGGCGAAAACGATGGATCTGA
- a CDS encoding SET domain-containing protein translates to MEPEKELCIERPAIYVGLTAGRGRGVFAARAYAPGEEIEVCPVIVCGGAEAATLLDRTELFNYYFAWGEGDDGCAIALGFGSLYNHSYRPNADHVRNFAAGTVMVTACRPIAAGEEITINYMGEIDCRDPVWFEMREKA, encoded by the coding sequence ATGGAACCGGAAAAAGAACTCTGCATTGAGCGGCCGGCGATCTACGTCGGCCTCACCGCGGGGCGCGGCCGCGGCGTCTTTGCCGCACGGGCGTATGCGCCGGGCGAGGAGATCGAGGTCTGCCCGGTGATCGTCTGCGGCGGGGCTGAGGCGGCGACCCTCCTGGACCGGACCGAACTCTTCAACTACTATTTTGCCTGGGGAGAGGGGGACGATGGGTGCGCGATCGCCCTCGGGTTCGGGTCGCTCTACAACCACTCTTACCGTCCAAACGCCGACCACGTGCGCAATTTTGCCGCGGGGACGGTCATGGTCACGGCGTGCCGCCCGATCGCGGCAGGCGAGGAGATCACGATCAACTATATGGGGGAGATCGACTGCAGGGACCCGGTCTGGTTCGAGATGAGAGAAAAAGCGTGA
- a CDS encoding EF-Tu/IF-2/RF-3 family GTPase, translating to MANLTVAVMGPAGYAKDLGKMGTSTDITFYNLKKGADTVTFIEPTRYPERLAPLFYAASLADAAIVVVDALNATFGECLLMLQAAGIGRGYLVLRNYISPDQIRPLLKGTVLEGYECMEDDAIALRDRLLDAAHQIGIERSLADRKKTCIVPIDHFFNVRGIGTVILGCVADGHLKKHDSLKVHPIGKTALVRSIQKHDDDFEDADTGDRVGLALKSVEAEELSRGYVLSNDSSLRSTTAISGRLDLVPFWKAPITEGMVLHIGHWMQFEPSRVVSASGGQVTLEMEKELVYLPGSKAVVTYLEGGNLRVAGTLTIS from the coding sequence ATGGCAAACCTCACTGTGGCGGTAATGGGCCCCGCAGGGTATGCAAAGGACCTCGGCAAGATGGGGACGAGCACCGACATCACCTTTTACAACCTGAAAAAAGGCGCAGACACGGTCACCTTTATCGAGCCGACCCGATACCCCGAGCGCCTGGCCCCGCTCTTCTATGCCGCATCGCTGGCCGACGCGGCGATCGTCGTCGTGGACGCCCTCAACGCGACCTTCGGCGAGTGCCTCCTGATGCTTCAGGCCGCAGGGATCGGCCGGGGCTACCTGGTCCTCAGGAACTATATCTCGCCCGACCAGATCAGGCCCCTCCTGAAGGGCACCGTGCTGGAGGGCTACGAGTGCATGGAGGACGATGCAATCGCCCTGCGCGATCGCCTCCTCGACGCCGCCCACCAGATCGGCATCGAGCGCTCGCTCGCCGACCGGAAGAAGACCTGCATCGTCCCGATCGACCATTTCTTCAATGTGCGCGGGATCGGGACCGTCATCCTGGGCTGTGTGGCCGATGGACACCTCAAGAAGCATGACAGCCTGAAGGTGCACCCGATCGGAAAGACCGCCCTCGTCAGGTCCATCCAGAAGCACGACGACGATTTCGAGGATGCGGATACCGGCGACCGGGTGGGCCTCGCCCTCAAGAGCGTCGAGGCGGAGGAACTCAGCCGCGGCTATGTGCTCTCCAACGACTCCTCGCTGCGGAGCACGACGGCGATCAGCGGCCGCCTCGACCTGGTGCCCTTCTGGAAGGCCCCGATCACCGAGGGCATGGTCCTCCATATCGGACACTGGATGCAGTTCGAGCCCTCCCGGGTCGTCTCGGCGTCTGGCGGTCAGGTCACCCTGGAGATGGAGAAGGAACTGGTGTACCTCCCGGGGTCGAAGGCGGTCGTCACCTACCTCGAGGGCGGGAACCTGCGGGTCGCCGGGACGCTGACCATCTCCTGA
- a CDS encoding peptidylprolyl isomerase, whose protein sequence is MDTHPEGTKVVLHTTMGDVTIQLYGDMPVTAGNFEKLVKDGFYNGVIFHRVIPNFMIQGGDPTGTGTGGPGYAIRDEFSSSNRNDRGTISMANAGPNTGGSQFFINLVDNNYLDRQHPVFGRVIAGMDVVDAIGKVPTGRQDRPRTEVAIVTAEVVA, encoded by the coding sequence ATGGACACACACCCAGAAGGAACAAAGGTCGTCCTCCATACCACCATGGGAGACGTCACCATCCAGCTCTACGGCGACATGCCGGTCACCGCAGGAAACTTTGAAAAACTCGTGAAGGACGGCTTTTACAACGGCGTCATCTTCCACCGCGTCATCCCGAATTTCATGATCCAGGGCGGCGACCCGACCGGCACCGGCACGGGCGGACCCGGCTATGCGATCAGGGACGAGTTCTCCTCCTCCAACCGGAACGACCGCGGCACGATCTCGATGGCGAACGCCGGCCCGAACACCGGCGGCTCCCAGTTCTTCATCAACCTGGTGGACAACAACTACCTCGACCGCCAGCACCCGGTCTTCGGCAGGGTGATCGCGGGCATGGACGTCGTCGATGCCATCGGCAAGGTGCCGACCGGCCGCCAGGACCGGCCGCGCACCGAGGTTGCGATCGTCACGGCCGAGGTCGTGGCATAA